The genomic window ATGAAACTATTACAACGAATGTAAGAGAATTTAAAAGCTACAAGGAAAATACTTATAGTGATAATGGAGAGGAATTATTTAAAGAGTGGGAAAGAAAAAATAAAGAGTTAAAAGAAGAACAAAAAAAGAAGTCTCCCGATCAATTAGACCAGGAGAAAGCCGAGATAGAAAAACTACTTAATCAGTATAAATAAAAGCAAAAACCGTGCTGTTTTTAAATATATATATATATATTTATTTATGCACGCCTTCAATGCCCGGGAATGCACCTTACCAAAGTATTTCCTGGACAAAAATAAGGTTAAAAGTTCATTGCTTTTTAAGCTGATTCAATTTTACTTGAAAAAGTTTTGGCATACAATAAAAAAGTTTTGGCATAATATGCTATTTACGTAAGCATATTTACATGGTAAATTTTAACCACAAGCAAATAAGCAATAAAAAATGTTGCAGTCTTAATAAGAGCGCCAACTCTTATGAAGGACTACAAGGTACTCGCAATACCTAGCAGCCGATTACTCACTACAACATATGTCTATAATAATACGAATATGTCTTGTAGTAAAGTAATTAAAAGGGTTTGATATGTATTGCGCCTTCATGGCAGCAATTTATATCAAACCCTTTTTTGCTTTTAAAATGGGGTGAGGGAATGAATGAGCCGCAAGTCACATCACCGATTGACCCAAGGGAAATGACCAGGATAGACACCGGGCAGGGCGAAATACATATTATTCATGAAATGACATTCGGCGATCTACTAATATCTACTTTGTTAATGGCAATCATTATTTTTCTATTAATTAACCGGGTAGCCAGGAGGTACTAGCGAATGTATGAAGTGATTAATGCAACCATGAAAGAAACCGTCCTTATCTATATTGTGTTTATATCCGCCTCGCTTCTAACATTCCCCGTTGTCCAGTTGATCTATACAGCGATTGAAAGGGGTTCAAGTAAATGGAGATAGGCGGTCTTATGGCTCAAGCCTTTAAAATTTTCCTGGGAAACCCCGATGTTATGGCTGTTTTAATCACCTGGGCGGTATTCATTAGCCTTTTTCTAACAGTCATTGAAATTTTCAATAAAACAAAACTGTAAAAGGGGGCTTAATAAGTGAATTTATCCGGGGTTTGGGATTGGATGTTTTTTTGGGATAGTTTTGGTTTCTTCTTAAAAACCGTTGCTTCATTCTTAATGATTATTGTAGCCATAATCGCTGTTGGAATGTTGCTGAAAGTGGTTATTCAAGCAGTGAGAGAGAGTAAATCATAGCATGAAGATAACTTTTTGGAATGATTCTACCATGTCAGAGTTTTGGGGCTACGTGAGAATGCTGTTAGAAGGCATTCAACCGGGTGTAATGTTAGTTGCAGCAGTTGCAGCAGCCGGGCTACTTTTAGGAATTATTGTAAAAGCGTTTAGGAAGTCAGATCAAGACGAGGACGACCAGGACGTGGAAGTTAGGCACTATTAAAACGTTAATAATCGGCATAAAGCCGGTATTATAAAAAATTAAAAACAATTAGGAGGAATTTTATCATGAGTATTGATTGGACAGGTCTTTCTTTACCTTTTAGCGTTACAGATTTAATTACAAGCGGAAACGGTTTACTAGGAATGGTTGGAGCGTTTGTATTGCTAGGACTAGCATTTGTATTCGTACCAAAAGTTATTGCTCTTATTCGTAACTCATTTTCAGCAGCAAAAGGACGTTAAACTACATTTAATTTTAAATTAATCGAAAGGAATGGTTAAACATGGGAGAAACCGGGATTGATTGGTCAGGACTTAGCTTGCCTTTCAGCGTAACGGATTTAATCGCAAGCGGAAACGGACTACTAGGACTAATTGGAGCGTTTGTGTTGCTAGGACTAGCATTTGTATTCGTGCCAAAAGTTATTGCTCTTATTCGTAACTCTTTCACAGCAGCAAAAGGACGTTAATCAAACCGGGTAGGTAGTTAATAAGCTACTCACCCGGTTTTTATATTAGTGAAACGTGGGGTTTTTAATATATGAAAAAGACTTCTATTGTATTGATTCTAACTCTATTGTTAGTACCCGATTTTGTTCATGCTGCAACCATACTGCAACAACCTTATTACGATTCAAGTCGGAATGAATATACATTAATCTATGATGAAAATGTTGTGGGAAAATTTGATATTAAACATTGGGCAGGAACAAGCGCAAGTGGTAGTCCGGATTCGGAAATATCATGGCAGAATGACGGAAGTTGGATAGGAAAGCACTATTTCACATGTAACGGGACGTATGAAGTTAAAGCTTACGATTTTCAAGGGGGATTGCTTGATACTCTTGTTTTTCACCCTACCGAAATAGTAGACCCACCTTGTAAAAGTAGCCCGGAAGGTGGAGACGGGGGAAGCGGCAGCGGCGGAAGTTGTGACAGTTGCGCTTTTATTAATTGCCCGGGTTGGGGCGAATACATGGGGAAAGTTGACCAGATCATAAATAAAATACCTTCTCCGCCAGATTGGGACAAAGTAGCAGAAACTTTCCGGGACACGATAGCGCCCCGGATTAAATCAGATATGGAAAACATGCTAGGGAAAGCCCCGGCATTACCACCGCCACCACCACCAGCGCCGGGGGTAGATGACGGAAACCTACAAGAGCCAAACGGACAAGAAGCGCCAGGGCTTGACGATTCAACATTTAACGGAAATGACATAAAAGATAATGCACCACCTATTAACGAAAGGGACGACCCAACAGGCGGTTGGGATATATTAAACCCTATTGATCAATTGCCGACCCAGGACGAATTTAAGGAGAATGCACCAGATGAAGGCACTGCCGAGTTGCCAGTGGTTCCGGAACCAGACAACCCGGCGCCGACACCACCAGACGAGCCAGTCAATCCGGCGCCAACGCCGCCAGTTGAACCAGACAACCCGGCGCCGCAACCGCCGGACGAGCCGGACAACCAAGCGCCAGTTCCAGGAGATACAGACAGCGCCCCACCAGTACCGGACGATAACACAGGAACAGCGCCCGTCCCTGGAGGGGACACCGGGACACCGCCGACACCTGGAGAAGATAACAACACAGCACCTTTACCAGACCAGGGAGGGACGAATGGGCCGATACCAGGACAGGACAACAGCACCGCACCAATGCCGAACAAATAGAAAGGGTGATTTAATGAAGAAAATAAAAATAACACTTATAATGACTCTACTTTTAGTGTTTGTTATTCCATTTGGGAGTGTTTTCGCGAGTACTAACAAAGACGTGTTCGATTCTCCTTATATTGAATCTAACACCTTAGACCGTAATATTTACGATAATGATGAAAGT from Virgibacillus sp. SK37 includes these protein-coding regions:
- a CDS encoding PTS ascorbate transporter subunit IIC translates to MNLSGVWDWMFFWDSFGFFLKTVASFLMIIVAIIAVGMLLKVVIQAVRESKS